The following nucleotide sequence is from Salvia splendens isolate huo1 chromosome 2, SspV2, whole genome shotgun sequence.
CGCTTAGTGATCACTACACTTGCATAGTCGACACCAATGAAGTCAAAGAAATCATAGAAAAGATGCCATACAAAGACGATCCCATTGTTTGGGAGGTATTACTGAGCTCTTGCAGGGTTCATGGCAATGTGAACTTGGCAAGAAGGGCAGCAGACGAGCTTTTCCGTTTGGACAGTCTGCCCCATATTCCCTCCTCCTAGCCAATATGTATTCCTCATTAGATAGATGGGATGATGTTAAAGATGTCAGAGATATAATGGGAAGGCAGCATGTCTCCAAAGAACCAGGCTACAGTTGGGTTTGAAACTGGCAGCTGTCGTTCGGGAACGATGAGGCTCAGACATCTGTTGAAGGAGATGCAAGATTAAAGATTGGCTCCCAGTTTCAATCAACACTGAATGGAGAAAGTAATCACTGATCATTGTAATGGTTTATTCTTCATTCATTTTCAGCTTCTGCACCCATTTCCATTGGTTTCTAAATTCTTAAATGTTTGCTTTGCAGGCTTCACTGAGATAATAATAGATTTTACTTCTATGGAGTTGGTAATTTTAGTGGTGTCCAGGTGAAATTATGATCTCAAATaaactagtattttttttttctttattcaatgTATTGTAATTGTAATATCAAGTGAGGGTTAATTTTactaaaatatagtagtactattatttgcAAAACTTGTTAGTAAATATTATTGCAAAAAGGATCAATTTGTGGATACATTACTTAAGACTTAGTGTAACTCTTCCGATTTACATGGAAGTATGGATCCTGcaatttgataaatcaaaatatCGAGACATAGTGGaactaaaaaattataaaataaatagataaattagTTCGTGTGGAGGAAAAATATGGTTAAATTAATTATGCACCAAGAAATATTAAAACAGTCTATCCTACAATCACTCAAAAAAATTAACTGCTTAATTTCCTTTAACTATGTCAAATACGTCTGTTATTTTTTGAAGAACCAAAATATCAAGAAAACTTGCTAATTTCTGATGAATGATTATAAATAATTAGGAAACCCTACGTCTTGAAATTCTTCTCATTGCTGTTTTAAGATTGCGgttataagattttaattatgacGAATTTAAACACACACTAAATTCTAGTAGtaaatgcacaagcaattgcatttGGGATTACTCaataatcaaataaatcaaTGCTCATTATTTGTCAATAAGGTTAGGATCAGGAGAACTTACCGTAAGAAAAATACAGCATTTTTTCCTGAAATAAAGAGCCTAATTAACCCAACTCCCAACTCCaatttgtaatgaactaaacATAAGGCAGGCAAGAAGAGGTTGccttaaaacaataaaaacattAATCAAGATTAGCctaaactaaaacaaatttaaaaatgaaacggTTAATCATAACCGCTTGCTTGCTTGCTAAAATCAATGATTGGATAATTTTCCACCAGCTTCTGAGGAATCAGGCAATGCTCGGTGGAGTAGAGCTTCTCTTGAATCAATGGAGATTCTAGAAGATTCTGGAACACTTGTTCACCTTCAACTGATGCTTCCTCTTCGTTGACCTTCTAGAAGATTGGATTATGTTAGCAAAGATTCATATTCTTAGGAATTGAAGAAAATGATTGGTTTTGTCCATTTAAAATAGTACCTTGAGGAATTCGAGTAGTCCAACTTGGGCTTGCAAGAATTTGATGTATTTGTAGGCGGAATGCAGCATCTCCGCCGTGTTCATCTTCTGGCCGCCGGGAAGCAGCTTCCCGAGCTCCTGAGTCTTCGCCGTGATCCTCCGCCGCCTCTGCCTCGCGGCGACGCTCTGCGCTGACGAGCTCTCCTCTTTCATCCTCACGCCCTCGCAGCTCCCCATGATGAAGCCCGGCGCCGGAAACGCTGGCAGCGGTGGCGGCGGAGGAAGCACAAATTCCGGGATGGAGTAATCTTGGTAGAATGGGTGGGAATCGCAGCGTTTGGGGAAATGGGGAAAGGGCTCATTGTTATATTGGAAGTAGTTGGAGTTGAGATGATCGAAGTCGAAGGGAATTCCATCATCGGCGAAAGGTAAGTCGTCGGAGAGGAGAGAATTGCAGAAGGCGTCGATGGGGTCCACCAAGTAGTCGTCGGGGTTGAAGAGATCAACACCTAATTCCGCCAGCGCAAAGGAGTCCCAGTTGGAGTTGTAGTAGCTCAACGCCATTAATTGGAATTGGATACTATTAATCTGCCAAGAATCGAAACCGTAAGAGATAATATAGTTGAGAATATGGAGGGAAAATTGAAGTTGTTGTGACTTGTGAGTTAAAAGAGAGAGACAATGAATTGAATGTGTGTAGAAATAAACCTTAACAAAATAGGATGTTTAGCTCTCTGTGTTTTGTGTGGGTGACAGAGAGAGATAATGGAGAGTGGAAGTTATGGTGGAAGTTATGGGACTAACAACCTCCGTGTAATTAGCAAATATAATTAACAATAATTGACTGCAATTATACATTGATTAACCGTTATTTAACATCACCtgcttttttcttttattttcttttttaaagaattttaacgagagaaaatttaaaagataaaaaCAATAGCCAATTAATTACTCATATAGTGCGAGAATTTCAAGAAAACCGAAGTTTTATCTTCTTCCTCAGCAAGCAGCTGCATGCTCAATTCACCATTGTCGAAGGCAGAAGCTTGAGATGCCTCCTACGCCGCTCCTCCACCGGTCACCACCTCCGCCCCGCCGTGCCTCGTTGCTTCCAACACTTGGCTAAATTTGCTATCTTTGGAATGCCCCAACACTTGCTTGCCCTACTCTGCTGAATTAGTCTCAGGAATTCCGTTAAAGAGTAATGGGTTTCGATGTTTTTTCTCCTCCCCCCTTTATCCAAGCCAAACAGGTATTCTTCACTCCCTTTATATcctcctctctttctttcttaaTTGTAATTTCTTGGCTCGATTGAATTAGCAGTCGATATGGATTGTGGAGAAAACTGATTCAGCTAAACAGTTTCATAATCAAATTTGATCGCTCTTCCGATATGAATTAGCAAGTCGATATGGATGTGGAGAAAAATTACTGGAAAAATCAAATGGAATAATCGGAAATTCAATGAAAATCCTATCATCATCCAACCCATTCCAATTTCGTAATCAAATTTGATCGCCCTTCTTAAAATGACCAAAATGCTCACAGCGACTTTCCGTCGTTCAATTAACCTCTACACAGAAATGTTATCACTCGAGGGATATTTTAGTCCTTACAAGAGAGATTTCAATATAATTCTCATTCGGCATTCCacaattagagcatctccagtgggcggacatcccactaggacatcccaaaaacacctcttgccacgtcactaggacttcccatcccactgccacgtcactaggacatcccctcctatgtccgcccttcccactaggacatcccgcaataaaaaaaatcacaataatttaattacgtaaaaacggaaatataattttgacacggaatacgggaaagcaaaatacgggcaaaaatacatattcataaaacataaaaaaaaacatagttagaaaaaaggCAAAATACATTAGTTCAttcgaaaaaaagaaaaatacataatctgttggatattttagtgtaattggattaacttgattgatcaatataattataacgaggacatcaaataagttggaagtgcggagtgcacacttatttgaattcgttatgattagacggggggttcggggggcagcgcccccgagagCGGGGttccaaggggcagagcccctggctggggtcgaaCTGCCAGGTtagtttggaattttttttatttccattaaagttaCTGTGCAGAAATCTTCATCCGGAAATGGAATTTCGATAATTGAAGGACCAAATTGCAATTTATAACCCGCCAACAATCAGTTATTTTCGGTTTGTGAAATGAAGGGATGCAACGTTTCATCCTAAACCTCTACATAATCCAACATCCCTGGCTCACTCCGcgttgaaatgaagttcaacgagccgtatatatagagtttttttttttaaaaaataatttccggacgtccgaccgggacgtccgacccttgccacagtggcggacgtccgcccgcccgtcgccgggacgtccgaggacacccgacgtcctcacgggacgtccgtatccgaccctaaacgccacaatggcggacgtcccggtcgcccgtcgcgaagtccgaccggatgtccgaccggacgtccgccattggagatgctcttaagacAATTTTCCAATTTAGGCGTTTCCTAAAAAGCTGAATTCCCTTGCTGAAAGGGTTTGGGGAGAGCAAGCGAGCGAGAGGAGAATGGGTTCTGAAAGCAAGGTGAGAAATTCTTTAATTTTAACTtttcttctttgaaaatctGTGATATTGGGATGATGTGCTTGATATCGATACTTAATTATGTAaaattgcatttttattttgctcAGATGATGATAAGGCCTCTTTTTTCTGTTTTCTAGTCGATGCTATCAGATTGTAGTTGGTTGTATAAGTTCTCGGGCGGGTAGTAGGAGGATCTAATTAAGTACTCCATAAGTCTCGATCAAGTGTTCTGTGTTATCCCtgatctctttttttttatcgtacatttttttttgtttgcttcTCAAACTTCAATTATGATGTATGATCATATATTGTTTGGATTATTTTGGAAGCTGAACTTTGATAGTATCTCAagctatattttttttgttgcttATCAAAATATGACATTGAACTATAATTTAATAATGGTGAGAGAAGCAATCAGTTGGTGGATTTAAAGTTGGAACTGTGTTTTTTCAAGAAACTGTCGTAATCAAGTGAAACTGGTTTGTTATATAAAATAGTACCCCGTAGTACAACTGTGTAAAATTGCTATCTCCAATCCCTGATTTGAGGGCTGTTCCCGGTAACACTTATGTTGTTAGCTTGGTCCTACGGGAGGCCAAGCAAATGCATATGCTTGAAATTCGAATCGGTGCAAAGAACAGAGGAATTAGACCTATAATTCAGTCTGTCTGTGCAAACATGTTCTTTTTTTTCACTGGATTATATAAAATTGTGGTGCAATGAGAACAACATATCCTAAATAGTTTTTGATTTTATGCTTAAAAATATTCTGTATTTACATGCAGCTACTGCGTGACTCACTTAGTTTGTCTCTCTATTGTTTTACATACATCTATATAAAAAAGTTCTGTTTTAGCTATGTCCCACACGAATTTTGTTGATCCAAACTTTATTCAACTTCATGTCTTTATTTGTAGTACATTATTTTCCTGGCTTGCTTTGACTGTCGATTAACTGGTCGTTTGTTTCAGTAATTCAATATTGTGATTGGTTATCTTCTTTCCATTGCTATTGTCATTTCCCCTCTCCATAAGTAGACTATGTGAATATCGAAAGAGTAAAATTTATAAGTCTCTCCAAGTATGCTCACCCTCCTAACATATATTTGATACAGGATCCGAGGGAGGAGGTTATTCAGGCATGGTACATGGATGACAGTGATGCAGACCAGAGGCTTCCCCATCACAGAGATCCACAGGAATTTGTGTCATTTGAGAAACTTGATGGTATTCAGTCTTTGCATTTCCCACTATATAATTAGATGTTCAACCATTCTTTCAGTTATTAGTAGGTTTAATAGCTACCATGTATGGAAAAAACATCGTCTCACAGAGCTCATCTAAAACCATGCCTTCTAATCTGCCCTACCTAGCTTATCGAGTAGGTTTCACAGTACAGTATAATTTTTTAGCTTAGTCTGTACACCATGCATTCTATGTTACCtgttttctcattttttcaGCTTCTAAGATAGTTGCCTTGTCATTTTCAGAGCTAGGAGTGCTTAGCTGGAGGCTCGATGCTGATAATTATGAAACTGACCCAAAGTTGAAGAAAATTCGTGAAGACCGTGGATATTCTTATATGGTATCTTTAGTTTCATAGTCATGTCTTACATAGTATGTTACTTCTCATTTTCAACATTAGCATAACAGAATTCAATTTGCTTAGGATTTTTGTGAGGTTTGCCCAGAAAAGCTGCCAAATTATGAAGAGAAAATCAAGAACTTTTATGAAGAACATCTCCACACTGATGAGGAGATCCGCTATTGTGTTGCTGGAAGCGGTAAGTTTTACGATCGACTCCATCTGGTGTATACTCTATTTTATTAGATTACCCTAGTGCCTAATAGAAAGTTTCTGGTCATGAAGGTTATTTTGATGTGCGCGATCGCGATGAAGCTTGGATACGCATCTGGGTAAAGAAGGGGGCAATGATTGTCCTTCCAGCTGGAATTTATCACCGCTTTCTCTTGATTCAGACAATTACATCAAGGTAGGTTCAGAATAACAGTCACGTTCGCCCTttcttgtttaatttttatcacTATAATATTGTGCATTTGTCTAGTACTGACTGGCACCCATCCCTGAATGTAAAATCTGCGTATGCAGGCAATGAGGCTATTGTTGGTGACCCTGTATGGACTCCTTTCAATCGCCCTCACGATCATCTCCCTGCAAGTGTGCGCCTTTTTCCTATAACCGCCCATCATAAAGGGCTGTACAGCTCTAACCATTTGTACCACATATAAGCAATACCAAATCTTTTTATGTGCAGGAAAGAATATGTTGATAACTTTGTGAACAAGGCGGGCGGTGGCCAGCCGTTGATGCTGCAGCAGCTTAAACCTCTCTCCCCAAACTGTCTGAATCTTTGAGAATGTGTGGTTGCTCTGCCATCGCTTTTGTGTGATATAAATGAGCTTGAAATAATGGGGTATGTATTCTGAGGTAAAGTTTGTAAGAAGATGAATGCTCTGAGCGGATGATCCTACATAGGATATGAATGCTGCTTTGAACAATGGTTATGTGTGTTTTGCAACATCTATAAAATGAAACGTTATACTACATCATATGGAATGCTATGTGTATCCTAGTATTTATTTAAGTGAATCAGTTTGTGGTTTATGAAGGTCGCTTTTTGATGTGGACTAACGCAAATTATACGTGTCGTGTCTATTATTGTGTTGACACGATTACGACCTGACCTGATATGCACGTGCGAGATTTGTCAGTAGATGACTTGCATTCACCATTTGCACCCATGTTTGTTGATACCATAATTGTAGCTGCAAAAGGGAATTTGAAGAGATAAAACATCAGGTTTAGATTAATGGGATAAATATGTCTATATctgattaagaaaaattgattgCTATGAAATACTGCAGTATTGATCATCAATGAGGCCTAACTTGAATATTACTAGTACTCCAAACTAAGTCAGCTAAAATTTTTTCCTTAGTGGGAGTTGTTCTTAACAAAAAATTACCTCGTCTACATATGCTCCACTGTAGTTGCTTTATAATGACTTAGTTTATGATACtagccatgtttggttggcgagAAAGTCAANNNNNNNNNNNNNNNNNNNNNNNNNNNNNNNNNNNNNNNNNNNNNNNNNNNNNNNNNNNNNNNNNNNNNNNNNNNNNNNNNNNNNNNNNNNNNNNgtcttcacttgtacccaacatgtgatttactatgacttgtgaatcacaatggactttggagatttgacgagcagactttgcgctaactggagtccggccaggagggcttcgtactcggcttcattattattagtggggaatagaaccgaagtgagtaggttacctcgtgtccgtcgggagcgacaagtagaataccagctccacttcccatcttgtttgaagctccatctacgaatccgctcagcagtctggcggctctacttcggattccaaggctgtgctagttcggcattggcagaattcttctgttcggcaataacaggaattgcttgatcgaactttgcttccgcaagaaaatctgccaaggcttgtcccttgatggctttccgaggtagatattcaattgtgtgctctcccaactctatagcccacttggcgattctgcctgatgcttccggtttggtcaacacttgccgaagtggcagatcagttaagacgcataccttgtgagcatagaagtatggccgcagtctccttgctgcatttactaatgccagagcaatcttttccagtggttgatacctggtttctggacctcttaatgctcggcttgtaaaatagatgggaagctgctttaggccttcttctcgtacaagcaccgcgctgatggtttgatccgatgcgctaagtataagaatattacttcggcttcggttggagcagagagaataggaagctcggctagataacttttgagctcgtcaaaggcctttttctgctcgcgctccccactcgaactttggtgcctttttcaacaccttgaagaacggcagttgcttttcggctgcttgggaaaggaatcgattcagtgcggctagacatccggttagcctttgcacgtcatgtatggacttcggcattgccatgttctgaacgattgAAACTTTTgagggtttgccttgagtccgtcctttgaaacccaacaacccagaaactttcccgaatctaccaaaaggtacactttttgggattaagtttgaggttggctttcttgagcacgttgagagtggacttgaggttgtgctcgtactccgaagtgcttttgcttttgacgactatatcgtcgtcaacatacacttcgacctcctttccaatcaggtgccgaaaaagcttgtctaccatcctttgataagtggctccggcattctttaaaccgaatggcatctttttataagcgaaaatgccgaaatcagtaatgaaggccgtttttgaagcgtcaatctcatccattaaaacttgatggtatcctttgtacagatcaagaaaacaaaaaatttcaaagcctatcaaagcttctacttttttatctatgttcggaaggggatagcaatctttgggacagtgcttatttagatcggtgaaatctatgcacatccgccatcctccttcctttttcttgatcatgacaggattggccacccacgaaggatacttcacttcgaataacacatccgccttcaataattgacggacttcgtcatggatgacttgacttcgttctgccgcaaagagtctttgcttctgttttatcggccggactgaaggatcaatatttaaccgatgagtgattacctcggggggcactccggtcatgtccaacggagaccatgcaaagacgtctttatactccttgaggagctggatggttttttcccgaagtaggggcgttcccgcgcgaagccgatcttaaccgttctggatggatcgtcttcgtacagctgaactgtcatcgagttcggctccggtatgacttcggtcatcgcctctgactccggctgctgtgattgctatgcttggtggtgccgatctgactgctcggcacttctaagcgcaatttgcagacattcctttgctctcttttggtcacctcggatgaccgctatccctcctttagtagggatcttgatggtgaggtgataggtggagcaaacggcccgaactgtgttgagccagtctcttcccaggatgacgttgtacggggaccgagctttcaccacgaaaaactcaatcatcgtactggagctagtaggcgctttccccaccgtgatcggaaggctgataataccttcagggcgggtgtcctcctgggtgaagctcttcaggggaagcggagccggactgagccgagctgggtccacttctagtttgtcgaagcactctttaaaaagaatgctaaccgacgctcctgtatccacaaacaccctgtggatcagtttgtttgccactccggcttggatgacaatggcgtcttggtgaggagagatggccgggacgggatcagcagccgagaacgtaatcacttcgtcctgcttcagccttttatgcgttggctcctctcgattggagcctctgcgttctgactttagggacgacttggtcttcccggcagggagcgcgtcaatagtctggattactccatcatattgcggctcgtcatcgtcttcgggatccggctgccttttcggatcctgaggagcgcagttcgcaccactctgctttttattcttctttggctgcttgcttcggtattttttcaatgtccctgccttcacaagaacatcgatacctgcagccaagtttctgcactcctcagtatcgtgaccgtggtcttgatggtaggagcagagtagctatcctgtggtcggcgcgcggctgattcgtcatccgctttgggctttcgaataggtcagagtggcAGTTCGAAATTTCCGCTCtccggcttgttcagcggtacgaactgaggcGGTGcgacttctcgggattgagacgaggtcccaatctgtcttgcaccggagccctttgaattcctttcaaatggagtccggcgaggatgccccctgatcgctatgatcgggcttccttctgtctccctcgggtcgatgagctgtctaacgaccgtttgcgacggtctgcctcatcggcccgggagtactggtccgcaatgtcccacatttcctgagctgtctggcGGACCGCACtcacgagcttcctgtagagagctccgggcaggattccattttggaatgccgagatgacaaagcagatcgttgagatcgtctacttgcaggcattccttgtggaatcttgtcataaagtcgctgattttttcgtcgcgaccttgacgaatggaaagcagctgagccgaagtgattcgggcttccgctttctgaaagaacctcctgtggaaggcatccattagatctcggtaagatctgatgcctGCCCTGGGGGAGGGCTATCGAACCACCCTTCTCGCgtttcccgatgagcagctcgggaaacagcttgcacatgggaccctcgttgagaccctggttcgccatgttatattgatagcgccccaagaa
It contains:
- the LOC121782978 gene encoding transcription factor bHLH53-like isoform X2, whose protein sequence is MALSYYNSNWDSFALAELGVDLFNPDDYLVDPIDAFCNSLLSDDLPFADDGIPFDFDHLNSNYFQYNNEPFPHFPKRCDSHPFYQDYSIPEFVLPPPPPLPAFPAPGFIMGSCEGVRMKEESSSAQSVAARQRRRRITAKTQELGKLLPGGQKMNTAEMLHSAYKYIKFLQAQVGLLEFLKVNEEEASVEGEQVFQNLLESPLIQEKLYSTEHCLIPQKLVENYPIIDFSKQASGYD
- the LOC121782978 gene encoding transcription factor bHLH53-like isoform X1 — its product is MALSYYNSNWDSFALAELGVDLFNPDDYLVDPIDAFCNSLLSDDLPFADDGIPFDFDHLNSNYFQYNNEPFPHFPKRCDSHPFYQDYSIPEFVLPPPPPLPAFPAPGFIMGSCEGVRMKEESSSAQSVAARQRRRRITAKTQELGKLLPGGQKMNTAEMLHSAYKYIKFLQAQVGLLEFLKKVNEEEASVEGEQVFQNLLESPLIQEKLYSTEHCLIPQKLVENYPIIDFSKQASGYD